The DNA sequence CTTCCCCTTCCCCCATCCAGTTAAGGAGTTAGCGGAGGTCTTCCAAAACGTTGGCGCGAAGATCATGTATGACGCCGCCCACGTAGCGGGGCTTATAGCAGGCGGCGTATTTCAAGACCCGCTACGTGAAGGGGCGGACGTAGTCACCATGAGCACCCATAAAACCATACCTGGCCCACAGCACGGGATGCTGGTTTCTTGGAATAAGTACGCTGATCAGCTTAAAAGGGCAACCTTCCCCGGCTTAGTTAGTAACCACCACCTTCACGCGTTAGCCGGTGTAGCCATTGCGTTAGCCGAACTCCTCGAGTTCGGAGTCGAGTACGCTAAGCAAATAGTTAGGAACGCTAAAGCCTTAGGCCAAGCCCTCTATGAGCGTGGGTTAAACGTACTAGGAGAAAAGAAAGGCTTTACTGAGTCACATGTATTAATAGTCGACGTAACTAAGTATGACTACGGAAACGTTATTGAGAAGAAACTGGAGGAAGCCAATATAATAGTTAATAGGAACCTGCTTCCATGGGACATAAAGATGGGTAGGCACTTCACCAACCCGGGCGGCATAAGGCTCGGGACCTCGGAGGTTACTAGGCTAGGTATGAAGGAGTCCGAAATGGTTGAAATAGCCGAGCTTATTAAGCGCGTAGTTATAGATAAGGAGCCCCCGGAAAAGGTTAGGATGGACGTAGCCGAGCTTAGGAAGGGCTTCCAGAAGGTTAACTACTGCTTCGATAACGTTACTGAGGCCTACCAATATATAAAAATACGTTAACCCTAACTTTTAGCGATGTTCATATTTAAGAAGCAGCAGAAAATCGTTGAGGTAGGCGGCGTTAAAATAGGGGGGCAACCTGGCGAAAACCCAGTAGTCCTAGCTGGCGGCGTCTTCTTTAGGGGTCAGCCCATAGTCGAAGACCCCGTTAAAGGGTCCTTCAAGGAGGACCTCTTAAACCAATGGCTTAATGAGTTAAACCGAGCAATGGATTTAACAGGCCTTCCAGGCCTAATAGAGGTTTACGCTGAAACACCTCAAGCTATGGTTAAACATATATCTTGGATAGCGGACCACTGGAACGGCCCCTTAGCCTTCGAATCCCCAAGCCCCGAAGCTAGGATGGCCGGGGTTAGGTATGTAGCCGAAGCCGGCCTTCAAGGCCGAGCGGTTTTTAACTCCATAAACCCGGCGACGAGTAGTGAAGAGCTACGTTTAATCGAAGAATCTAGGATTAAGGCGGCCATAGCCTTAAGCTGGCAGCCTGAAGCCGTAACGCTAAGGGATCGGCTTAACGTCGTTAAGGTTCAAGTGGCACGTTGCGAGAAGGCGAACGTTAAAGACGTAATAGTTGATCCAGCCTCGCTACCAGTAGGTATGGGCTACGGATCCGAGTGGAGGGTAAGCTTAACGGTCAAGGCGCTTGTAGGTCTACCCGTATGCGTAGGGGCATATAACGCTCCTAGCAGTTGGAAGCTATATAAGGATTTAAAATCGAAGGAGGTGGCGCGAGCATCCATAGTAGCAGCGGCGGTAACCGCAGCAATACTTTCAGGCGTAGACCTCGTTTTCTACGGCTCACTAGCTCGATGCCGCGAGGTTTACGCGGCGGCAGCTTTAATCGAACACGGGGTAGTTGAAGCGGTATCAGAGGCTTTAAGGGAAGCGGGGATCGATAGGAAGCTCTATACGCTTAAGGTTTAAGCTTAGCTACGTGGAGGCATCCTATAAGGCAACCGGCGCATGAAGCCTTCCTCTCTAAGTACTTTTCTCCGATAAGCTCGTCGCTTATCTCCTCGACATACTCGAACCATTTCCTACGAATGTATTGTGTTTAACGCGTTTGAAACGGTTACCGGAGGCCTCAGCTTGGAGGCCTCTTAAAGAGCTGAAGATAAAATACGATGAAAAGTTCAAAGGGCTCGAAAGAAGTATTGAGGCCTACTTCCGAGCCTAGAGGCCCCTCCCTACATCATTTAACCCATAACGTAATGGTAGCCGTTACCAACCGGGTTATAGTGGCGTATTGAGGGTGGAGCCTCCAACAGAAATAATGGTTAAGCTTAACTTCAACCCTTTAAGTATAGCTTAGACCTTTAAGTCGCTGCGGTATGGTTGTAGGTGAGTGGTAACGCGTGAAGGTAGCGGTAAGGGGGTGCTGGGAAGACCTTCATAGCCGCGGCTCTAGCTAGCTTCCTCGTTAAGAAGGGGTTTAAGGTGTTCGTGCTTGGATAAACCTAAGTACCGTTTCCCGCCGGGCTCTAAATGGCCTCCACTACCCGGGGATTACGTAGTTGGTGACCCGGAGTCAGCCGTAGCTATATGTACCCTAAGCTCCCGTTTAGAGGTTAAAGCGCCTTACGCTATTCGAGGAGCCTGTAGAACCGAGAACGTAGGTATTGAGAGGGTTATAGTAAACATAGTTTCGAACCCTAACATACGCTTTCTCATCCTCTGCGGTAGGGAGGTAGTCGGTCACGAGGTTGGCGGGTGCTTTAAAGCCTTGAAGCGGTATGGCGTAGATCGGAATAGCCGGAGGATCATCAACGCGCCGGGCCCCCTACCCGTAATCGGAGGAATCCCGCTAGAAGCCGTTGAAAGGTTTAGGGAACAAGTGGAGCTAGTAGACCTTATAGGGGTTGAAGATACCGTTAAAATCGCTAAGGAGGTTTATCGCTGCATTGAAAGAGATCCTGGCGCTTACCCGAAGCCGCCTTTAAGAGTTGAAGCAACCCTTAAACCAATGGTTAAGGGAGGGTTAAACACCGTAACTATCGCTCCCGAATACGGATTATCAGTTAACTTAGAAAGGTGGGAGGTCGAATACGTTAATCAAAGCAAGCCCCGGTTTATCCTTAAATAACTTATAGCGACTTGCGATGAGCATTAGAGGTTTAAGCTCTTTAAAGAAGTAGGTTTCCTTATAGCTAAGTTGCACTTAAACGGTATGGTTCACGGAGATTTAACAGCCTCTAATAACCTTGGACCTTAATTACCTCATGGAAGGGGTTGGGAGGTCTTAAACTACCCTTTAGAAGAGCCGTAAACCTTAACCTCGTTTATGATCCTTTGGACTTAATTTCGAGAACAAAGGGCGCTGTGGAAGTCCTACTGTTTAATTCAATACCGAGTAAGCCTTCTAAGAAGCCAACCCATATTTCGGGCTCGTTAATAAACGGCGCCTTAACTACTATGTACTTATCTTTAAGGTAGAAATCTCCAAAGCCTTGAACCCTTAAACGTTTAAAAACATCTTGCCACTTCTCTTGGTCTGTTGTTTGGATACCGAGAGTTGCCTCTATCGATACTTTTATCGCCTCCCCCATTTTTCGACCAATCTCTTGCCACTTCTCCTTCGGAATATTGTGGATTAAGATGTCTATGAGCTCCACGTTAAAGAAGACTATGCGGCTTATTCCACAATAATATTCGCCGGGAAAACGCCAATCGTAAATCATCATGCTCCTGTAAACATCAAGCATCTTCGAAATTAGCGATTTTATTCCAGGCTCTTTTCCCTCTTGGATTAGCTTATCGATAAATTCCCGTTCCTCTTCATCGAAAATTATCGTCGTCCTCTTCGTTAAGGCTTTTTCTTCATTTAAAGCCGCTTCTCTACTTTTCCTCTGCATAATCGGTATATTTTTCAACATACCTTATATGTCTTACTCTGGAGAGGGGCATAGGGGGGACATTCAACCTTTTATCCAAATGCTTAACTCTAGCGAAGAGCCTAACCATTGAAAACAGAAGATACCCTTCGAGGCCCGATGGCCCTCCTTTTAGTAGTGAGGTACGTAAAGCTGATGGAGAAGGTGGAAGCCGTTGATGACCGTTTATGGTAAACGCTCACCGATTCAAAGGGTTGCTGGAAGGATAATGAAAACTCTTAGAATTTTAAAGCGCTTTTCATGGTAAATTGAAGCTTTGAATAGATTAAGTAGTAAGGTCGAAAAGCTTTATGTTTGAGGCGGCACTTTGACCTGTGTCTTTGATGTAGATGAAGAAGACACCGTTCTTTCTTTCAAAATTAACCATAATTTCAATCCAGAATTTACTTCCCACAGGAACGCTTCTACAACCTAAGGGGGTTTGAAAGTATATCTTCCATGGCCAATCGTCTTCAACATTACTTATAATCGCGGCATCATCTATTACTTGATAGTTGCTTTCATCTGAAGGTATAGCGGGGAATACGTATCTACCAGAGCTATTTTCGTATCCGAACCGTACGGTAACGCTAACAACACCTTTTTTAGGAGCGGCATCCGCGTATAACGTAAAAACTACTACTTCGCTAAGCGGAGGTATTGTTTCATTAAGTTCCGGCGAGGTAAGCTTGATTAAAGTGCTATCACTTACTGTTGGAACCTTATGCGTAGGGGCGATTTTTATAAAACTTCGTGGTGCTATTGACCACGTCCCATTCAGTTGTCCGATGTAGAGAGTACTCCACTCCCCTCCACTATTGAAGGAGGAGGTTTCATTAATTAAATGCCACCCTTTAACGACTATACCGTCTTCCGGCGTGGCTATAGTTAATACTATTTTTAAAGGTTTTCTCCAAGCGAATTCTTGAGGCAAAATTAAGTTCAACGTGTAATTCCCATTACCATTATAAACGAGACCATAAACCGAAAAACCCACTACAGTTTCGTTTTTATCTAATATGGTTATGCGGCAGTCATTAAGACTTAAGTTAGGTATAGGCTCATCGTCATTAGCCCGTACTATTCCGCTCTGGGTGATGATAAAATTAACGGCGTACTTATTCTGATCGCTGGATACGTTGCATATCTTAAGGTGCACGTTTTTACCGGTGGTTATTTGTAGTTTACGGAGCCCATAAGCTTCGATATCCACGCTGATCCTCGCGCTAATAGTACTTTTTCCTTCGTTTTCGCCCCAAATCAAGGAAAGATCCGGCTCGCGATAATTTATTTTTAACCCAACCATTAGATTGGATAGCAAGATTGTTTGCATCCAATTCTCGATAAAATTTTTACCCACGACCTTAGCGTTATTAAGGTCGCCACTTCTATTGTATTCTCGGGTTGCTATCGCGAGGGCCTTTATCAAGCACCGCTCAAAGTCGCTCGTTACGTCTAAAACTTTTTCCTCCATCGGCTTATAAATGAGCTCTTGCCTTCTTAGGCTTACCTGGATTATGGAGCTAACCAAGAAGAGTGTGAATACCAATATTATTAGTGTGGACGTAATAACAAACTGTCCTTGTCTATTTTTTA is a window from the Candidatus Nezhaarchaeales archaeon genome containing:
- the glyA gene encoding serine hydroxymethyltransferase, whose amino-acid sequence is MSKYYEEVLRLMEEHHNWFKSAIPLIASENVPSPAVREALTSDFGNRYAEGWPGERVYAGCKYIDQVELLCIELAKKLFKAEFADVRPVSGVVANLVAYTAFTKPGDRMLALSIPCGGHISMGKMELGGTAGAVRGLRVEYFPYNYEELNIDVDETRKKVEAMAKEGDPPKLAVFGASVFPFPHPVKELAEVFQNVGAKIMYDAAHVAGLIAGGVFQDPLREGADVVTMSTHKTIPGPQHGMLVSWNKYADQLKRATFPGLVSNHHLHALAGVAIALAELLEFGVEYAKQIVRNAKALGQALYERGLNVLGEKKGFTESHVLIVDVTKYDYGNVIEKKLEEANIIVNRNLLPWDIKMGRHFTNPGGIRLGTSEVTRLGMKESEMVEIAELIKRVVIDKEPPEKVRMDVAELRKGFQKVNYCFDNVTEAYQYIKIR
- a CDS encoding tetrahydromethanopterin S-methyltransferase subunit A — its product is MDKPKYRFPPGSKWPPLPGDYVVGDPESAVAICTLSSRLEVKAPYAIRGACRTENVGIERVIVNIVSNPNIRFLILCGREVVGHEVGGCFKALKRYGVDRNSRRIINAPGPLPVIGGIPLEAVERFREQVELVDLIGVEDTVKIAKEVYRCIERDPGAYPKPPLRVEATLKPMVKGGLNTVTIAPEYGLSVNLERWEVEYVNQSKPRFILK